Within the Methylophaga thalassica genome, the region GCCTGACTATATCCAGTTCATCAGCAGATAAACTTCTCAATGCCGCTTTCGGATCATTAGTCTGCTGCACTTTTTGCAGAATACTCTGGAAGGTTTCTACGGCATCATCCGACATTTTTCGTTGATGCATTAGGGCAACCGACTTATCTGATAAGGTGGCAATATTTGCCGTTACATCTCGTGATGATTGGCTTGAAATGGTCATTTTATGTCCTCGTCCTGGAGTTCAATGACAAATTTGCAATCTCAGTGCCAACCCTCTTCAGTTTATGTCGGCAGACTTGGCAGGGATGGCGTCCAGATACTTTAAAACAAGATCGGGGTTATAGCTGCGGATTACATGCTTATTCACTACTAATAGTGGTACGCCTCTCCCACCTAGCGCTTCAAAATTACGTTTGGCTTGTGCCGACTTTTCAATATCCAGATCATCATAAGCAATATTTCTTCGTGCCATAAATGCACGCATTTTTGCACAGTAACCACACCATTCTGTGGAATACATCGTCACATAAGTGGCGGGTAAATAAGAGTAATCTTTAGGCGGATAAAGGACATCTTTTATCGTAGGCCACTGCTGGAAGAGTAGAAAAACAGCTACAAACAGCAGAAACTTTTTCATTGAATCACTGGCACTTTAGCCTGCCAGCTCGCAGGTAAACGTATCACTAGCTGGTAACGGACTTTGTGCCAAAAACCTGATAAAAGTAATAAAGAAAAACCAATAAAAACACCAACATAAGCAAAACTATCTCCAGCCAGACCATAGGTATCTAATAGTTTCGTTAATGCCACCAGCACATAGACCAACGCAGACACCATAAATGCCCGGCGATCGATCACCAATGACACCAATGTCAGCAGAATATATAAGCCCATAATCAATGCCAGAGTAGCAGTGCTGTGTTGACCATCAAAAATACCCAAAGTAGAGAATATCGGATGCACAATCAATGGGGCGGCCGTCAGATGTAACCAAAAGGCGACATCGGATTTCCCGGTCACGCGTTTTAAATCTGCCGAGTCCCATTTCATAGCCACCATAAATACCACCAGGCCACCGCCGAACATTAACCAGCTTAAATAATTCTTCAATATCGGGAAAAGAGAAACCAATAGCGAGACGATAAAGACAACTGCGGATGCTGTGCCAGCAGCGACCGTTATCGGCACTTTAAACCGCTTCCAATGACACCATGCTGCAATAGCGGCAATCGAGCCCGCCAGCATAAAACCATTCTCTGAGGGTAATCCCAGTGCTAAAACAACGGCAGCAAATATACTGCCGACAAAGCTCACTAACAAAAAGATGCCGGGCAGCGCCATTTTTCGTTTTAATACAAAAAACTCAGCCAATCCCCAAGACAACACCGCCACCACCACCGCAGCTAATGGCGCACTAATGCCTTGTAAGACCCAGCCCGTCGACAGCAATAATAAAGCACAGGCCATCAATACAAAGATATCGTTAAAACTCGACACTAGTTTGAAATCTTCTTCATCTGCAAAGTGGGTATTACGCCGTTGCAGTGCATCTACGCGGAATTGTTCAACAGCTGAAGCAGTAAATATTCCTTTCTCTACCGCTTGTTCCAGATCATTATCGGTGTACATTGTTTTCCTTCATTGTCGCGCTGGGTTCTGCTCTAAAGCTGAAAATAGACTACTCAAATCGATTACTGAGTGGCTTGTTCATCATAGGCTTGCTGGGCTTCGATAACATGCTCGATATTGCCTTCCGACCAATTTCTTATGCCCTCCAGC harbors:
- a CDS encoding glutaredoxin family protein, whose amino-acid sequence is MKKFLLFVAVFLLFQQWPTIKDVLYPPKDYSYLPATYVTMYSTEWCGYCAKMRAFMARRNIAYDDLDIEKSAQAKRNFEALGGRGVPLLVVNKHVIRSYNPDLVLKYLDAIPAKSADIN